Genomic DNA from Ictidomys tridecemlineatus isolate mIctTri1 chromosome 6, mIctTri1.hap1, whole genome shotgun sequence:
caagggggtggggtggagtgcACAGTGTCCGCTTCTCCGAAGACCCTAAAGATCCGAGGATATCAGCTTTGGGAGAGGAGAGGGCCCACCCTTTACTCCTACCCATTCCTCTGAAGAAAACAAGTCTGAGACCAAGCAAGGAACCATGTCTTTATTTTGACACAATAGGTGGCCGCCTAGTGGCAGAAACGTGCCTCCGTCTGCCTGGGAGAGGGAAGGCAAGCCGGCCCCACAGGAtctgtggaaaaaaatgaaagttgcCAAGCCCTGGCGCTTGCGCAATGATTGGACAGGAAAACGCACTCCCCGGCTTTCTTGCTGGCCGAGGGAAGAGGAGTCTTGCCCCTCAAGCCgagctggggaggctggagggccTACCTGTAGAGCTCAGACGCTTAGGATGTGCTTCAGGAAGGCTGCAGAGAGAGCAGGCAAGAAGGCTTCAGAAGCAGACCCTTGGATAATCCACCCAACTGTAGGTAATCCAGGTTGCCCCTCTCCCACCCCGCACTCCTCTTCCACCCCTGGACCCTCTGCGCCTCTGACTACCCTTACCCTCATAGTTGATGCAGCCATTACTGTCCTCATGTCCTGCCAGAACcgtctccacctcctcctcagtCATCTTCTCTCCTGAATCCCAAACACAGCATTGGAGCCCCctgcctttcctccctctcctaaCCGGGCCAGCTCTTCCCACCCTGAATCTTGCTTTCCATATTGCCAGCCTGAACACAGTGTCTAGGACCCAGTGAAACCTTTGACAGGAAACTGAAGCCCCAAGGATTGACTTAAATGGAATCACAGAGCACAAGAATTGCTTCCAAAGCTAGAACTTTAGGGCTTCCACCACATTCTCTTTCTGTCCCTTTTGGAAAGCATTTTAGTCTTGAGAAGTCCCTCAGATTCTGCCCTCATGGATTTGACCTTCTTAATCTACTGTCTATGACCTGCAAGATAATAATCCCCTCCCTGGCTCTGCCTAGCTTGCCAACCTTCTTACTGATCTACTCTCTCCTCAATTTCTGGTCCCTGCCTTACCCAGGGTGGTGAGGACATGTCTGAGCTCTGCGCCCATCACTTTGCCATTCCCCTCCTTGTCAAACACCCGAAGCCCTTCCAAGTAGTCCTCATATGTGCCTTGGTCCCGGTTCTTGGCCACTGCTTGGAGCATGGGTAGGAACGTCTCAAAGTCCACGCGCCTGGTCTTCAGCTCTGGAGGTCAGAAAGAGGTGAGAGAGAGGTCATTGTGGTATCACCCAGGACCCAGCTCTCATCCCTACCAAATCTTTCATCCCCTTCAGCATTCAGGATGTTTTTCTGCCCTTTTGTTTAAGTTTTTGAAGTCCTGAGGTCCACCCAAGCATTCTTTGTCACCTTACCAACATTCTACCATTGCAAATTGATGACtgaatatgtagctcagtggtagaatgcttgggtagcatgcataagaccctgggtttgatcccccagagctcctgcaaaaaaaaaaaaaaaaaaagaaaacccacttGTTCCAAAGCTCCTCTTACCATCACTCTTGGGATTCCCCAGGACCTTGAGCACCTCAGCGTTAGTCGGGTTCTGACCCAGAGCCCTCATTACATCCCCAC
This window encodes:
- the Myl6b gene encoding myosin light chain 6B; the encoded protein is MPPKKDVPVKKPAGPSISKPAAKPAAGAPTAKTKAEPAVPQAPVKTQEPPVDLSKVVIEFNKDQLEEFKEAFELFDRVGDGKILYSQCGDVMRALGQNPTNAEVLKVLGNPKSDELKTRRVDFETFLPMLQAVAKNRDQGTYEDYLEGLRVFDKEGNGKVMGAELRHVLTTLGEKMTEEEVETVLAGHEDSNGCINYEAFLKHILSV